A window of Chloracidobacterium sp. N contains these coding sequences:
- a CDS encoding protein kinase domain-containing protein, whose product MPRLHRIWLLGLWCVLAGFAGGIRADPRPVTDVSDGPPVRPLTRLFTGKDGLPQVSAMSLATDREGYLWVATQDGAARFDGRTWKTFAMPNRQRSNFLRVCLPTGDGRLWFGRQDGGLACRLPDATWENADETTGLPAGRVNCLLERTEGELWIGTERGLAVWRAATRRIEVLPGPLSGERVLCLTKTPDGSVWVGTPKGLVRHDGRTWETITAGPTGSVSAGYVDGTGALWVGGSEGQLWRWENRTWRRWPLPVRSRITALAETTPPQGARRLWVGTDGDGLLYLLPDNPPDLQAVQAFDAAYGLPNVSVWSLLALPSATPGQHVGLWVGTDGGLLQVSFTGWATLDNIPTLAGASVYGMCAVRRPDGGTNYWFGTRGNGLVGYADGRWQQLTVADGLSTNTVFSVHETFAAQTGRSLWIGTQAGLFRRPAGGRVAPVRAVPKLERASVRGFLESDDGLWIVTAGAGLLRFEAERWTVFDTASGLPTDNLHAICESVSPAGEKSLWVGMENGGLARLVNGQWQVWQAPVLPNNTVMTVQVMDFSDGRQFLFAGTEGGGLVTAELDGAPLRFQVWSESTTPGFPNDTVYQVRFDAQRRAYALTNKGVARLTYRGNGNFTLETFDTEDGLPSGEFNGGASMVDPLGRIWGGTPNGVAVFNPAAEALALPPQPPMLQAATADANPQTFADGLTLPARVRSLVFEISAPTFIAVSRLRYRTHLEGFDEQPTDWGSESQRTFTNLRPGEYVFTAWVRDGYGRESQPTRIRFRIATPWWLTWWAWVGYVGCGFGAVYAGVRWRLRALERRNAELEAKVAERTAALAAAKAEVEAQNQALAAAKTEVERKNAALDEKVAALEASQRRADRIFSALAEALPGTVLDGKYRLGRKLGAGGYGVVFAGEHLGLQRGVAVKVFKPVAGNDSAEALERFRREGLLAAQIRDRHVVEVMDAGVSGEGMAYLVMELLEGYAVREEMRGGGLGVGRALRVCGAVCRGLAAAHGVGVVHRDVKPENVYVDWSGGEEVVKVVDFGIATVLERGGGGGLETLTGTGAVVGTPAYIAPERVVGGEYDGRADVYAVGVMLYEMVCGVLPFGGRGESGIRVLLAHVHDVPVGPGKMVAGLDEEVSGYMLRLLAKDAGERPTAAEVAEELERLADKVARQHQALSDRIAASSGEMNRLVETRRRTTTVRRNPATDERS is encoded by the coding sequence ATGCCACGGCTGCACCGGATTTGGCTACTCGGTCTGTGGTGCGTGCTGGCCGGGTTTGCCGGGGGGATAAGAGCTGACCCACGTCCTGTAACAGACGTTTCGGACGGGCCGCCGGTACGTCCGTTGACGCGCCTCTTCACCGGGAAAGACGGACTCCCCCAGGTTTCCGCCATGAGCCTGGCGACTGACCGGGAAGGGTATCTCTGGGTGGCGACCCAGGATGGTGCCGCCCGGTTCGACGGACGCACCTGGAAAACCTTTGCCATGCCCAACCGCCAGCGGTCGAACTTCCTGCGGGTGTGCCTGCCCACTGGCGACGGACGCCTGTGGTTCGGACGCCAGGATGGCGGACTCGCCTGCCGCCTGCCCGATGCCACTTGGGAAAACGCGGATGAAACCACCGGGCTTCCGGCCGGTCGGGTCAATTGTCTGCTGGAGCGGACGGAAGGTGAACTCTGGATTGGCACGGAACGCGGGCTGGCCGTCTGGCGGGCAGCGACACGGCGCATCGAAGTCCTGCCGGGTCCGCTTTCCGGCGAGAGGGTGCTCTGCCTGACCAAAACTCCCGACGGCAGCGTGTGGGTTGGCACACCGAAGGGACTGGTTCGGCATGACGGGCGCACCTGGGAAACCATAACCGCCGGCCCAACCGGAAGTGTCTCAGCAGGTTACGTGGACGGGACAGGGGCGCTCTGGGTGGGGGGCAGCGAGGGGCAGCTCTGGCGTTGGGAAAACCGTACCTGGCGGCGCTGGCCGCTGCCAGTCCGCAGCCGCATCACGGCGCTGGCCGAAACGACGCCGCCCCAGGGGGCGCGCCGCCTGTGGGTTGGGACGGATGGCGACGGCTTGCTGTACCTTCTCCCGGACAATCCGCCTGACCTTCAGGCCGTACAGGCGTTCGATGCGGCGTATGGCCTGCCCAACGTCAGTGTCTGGAGCCTGCTCGCCCTGCCGTCCGCCACTCCGGGGCAGCACGTCGGGCTGTGGGTCGGCACGGATGGCGGCCTGCTCCAGGTTTCATTTACCGGCTGGGCCACACTCGACAACATCCCCACCCTCGCCGGTGCGAGTGTCTATGGGATGTGCGCCGTGCGGCGTCCCGATGGCGGAACCAACTACTGGTTCGGGACACGCGGCAACGGACTGGTTGGCTACGCGGATGGGCGCTGGCAGCAGCTCACCGTGGCCGACGGCCTTTCGACCAACACGGTGTTCAGTGTGCATGAAACCTTTGCGGCGCAGACCGGTCGTTCCCTGTGGATTGGAACCCAGGCCGGACTGTTCCGCCGACCGGCCGGGGGGCGGGTCGCGCCGGTGCGTGCCGTGCCCAAACTCGAACGGGCAAGTGTGCGCGGCTTTCTCGAATCGGATGACGGTCTATGGATTGTCACGGCCGGCGCCGGTCTGCTGCGCTTCGAGGCGGAGCGGTGGACGGTTTTCGACACCGCCAGCGGTCTGCCGACCGACAACCTGCACGCCATTTGTGAAAGTGTGTCGCCCGCCGGCGAAAAAAGTCTCTGGGTGGGAATGGAAAACGGCGGACTGGCGCGGCTGGTCAACGGGCAATGGCAGGTGTGGCAGGCGCCGGTGCTGCCCAATAACACGGTCATGACCGTCCAGGTCATGGACTTTTCCGACGGACGGCAGTTTCTGTTTGCCGGGACGGAGGGCGGCGGCCTCGTTACGGCAGAACTCGACGGTGCACCACTGCGCTTTCAGGTCTGGTCGGAGTCCACGACGCCCGGCTTTCCCAACGACACCGTTTATCAGGTGCGCTTCGATGCGCAACGGCGCGCCTATGCACTGACCAACAAGGGCGTGGCGCGACTGACCTACCGGGGAAACGGCAACTTCACGCTTGAAACCTTTGATACCGAAGACGGTTTACCAAGTGGGGAGTTCAACGGCGGCGCTTCGATGGTGGATCCGCTGGGGCGCATCTGGGGTGGAACACCCAACGGCGTGGCGGTGTTCAATCCGGCAGCCGAGGCGCTGGCATTACCACCCCAACCGCCGATGCTTCAGGCAGCAACTGCCGACGCCAATCCCCAAACCTTTGCCGACGGGCTGACGCTGCCCGCTCGTGTGCGCAGTCTGGTCTTTGAAATATCAGCCCCGACGTTTATCGCCGTCTCGCGCCTGCGCTACCGAACCCATCTTGAAGGCTTCGATGAACAGCCAACTGACTGGGGTTCCGAGTCCCAGCGCACCTTCACCAATCTCCGGCCCGGCGAGTACGTCTTCACCGCCTGGGTACGTGACGGATACGGACGCGAGAGCCAGCCCACCCGGATACGTTTTCGGATTGCCACGCCGTGGTGGCTGACGTGGTGGGCGTGGGTGGGGTACGTGGGCTGCGGGTTTGGGGCGGTCTATGCCGGGGTGCGGTGGCGGCTGCGGGCGCTGGAGCGGCGGAACGCGGAACTGGAAGCGAAGGTGGCCGAGCGGACGGCGGCGCTGGCCGCCGCCAAGGCGGAGGTGGAAGCCCAGAATCAGGCGTTGGCGGCGGCCAAGACCGAAGTGGAGCGGAAGAACGCGGCGCTGGACGAGAAGGTGGCGGCGCTGGAGGCGAGCCAGCGGCGCGCCGACCGGATATTTTCGGCGTTGGCGGAGGCGTTGCCGGGGACGGTGCTGGATGGGAAGTACCGGTTGGGGCGGAAGCTTGGGGCTGGCGGGTACGGGGTGGTGTTTGCGGGGGAGCATCTTGGGTTGCAGCGTGGGGTGGCGGTGAAGGTGTTCAAGCCGGTGGCCGGGAATGACAGTGCGGAGGCGCTGGAGCGGTTTCGGCGGGAGGGGTTGCTGGCGGCGCAGATACGGGATCGGCACGTGGTGGAGGTGATGGATGCTGGGGTGTCGGGGGAGGGGATGGCGTATCTGGTGATGGAGTTGCTGGAGGGGTATGCGGTGCGGGAGGAGATGCGGGGTGGGGGATTGGGAGTGGGGCGGGCGTTGCGGGTGTGCGGGGCGGTGTGTCGCGGGTTGGCGGCGGCACACGGGGTGGGGGTGGTGCATCGGGATGTGAAGCCTGAGAACGTGTATGTGGACTGGTCGGGTGGGGAGGAGGTGGTGAAGGTGGTGGATTTCGGGATAGCGACGGTGCTGGAGCGTGGTGGCGGGGGAGGGTTGGAGACGTTGACGGGGACGGGTGCGGTGGTGGGGACACCGGCGTACATTGCGCCGGAGCGGGTGGTAGGGGGTGAGTATGACGGGCGTGCGGATGTGTATGCGGTTGGGGTGATGTTGTACGAGATGGTGTGTGGGGTGTTGCCGTTTGGGGGGCGTGGGGAGAGTGGGATACGGGTGTTGCTGGCGCACGTGCATGATGTGCCAGTGGGGCCTGGGAAGATGGTGGCTGGGCTGGATGAGGAGGTAAGCGGGTATATGCTGCGGCTGCTGGCGAAGGATGCTGGGGAGCGCCCGACGGCGGCGGAGGTGGCGGAGGAACTCGAACGCCTCGCCGACAAGGTGGCCCGTCAGCATCAGGCGCTCTCTGACCGGATAGCAGCCAGCTCAGGTGAAATGAATCGGTTGGTCGAAACGCGGCGGCGGACGACTACGGTCCGGCGTAATCCCGCAACGGATGAACGCTCATAG
- a CDS encoding protein kinase domain-containing protein, which yields MLRRFGQCLTWHITLWLGVALAGLPFSATADVRKAFPVLRPALTVFTDREGLPQNTVGAMACDAQGHLWVGTQDGLARYDGRGWQVVVLPAEAASHNIHALLPASDGALWVGTLDGLLRLQRGQWTVFGAGQASEAGGVPLREVYDLLEEATPQGQVVWAGGDGGVARFVSGRWERVPIRAQLPEVTVKCLARTVDATGQEVLWIGTTSRGLVRQVGETAQVLGQATGIPGEYITCLLPTQDADGQPQLWGGTQGGGLFLLDGQGHVRQRLTPDNTPLPNGRVQCLAEVRAADGRRHLWIGTDGGGVACYTGQDWRVYATKQGIPSERVFSLLPERGDITPGIWIGTGGGGLARCDLEGWQSITVNEGLPDRRVYAFLESAGREGNRCFWIGTSGGLLRAENGQLRTYTRKDGLPGDTVLSLAELPASNGGPPTVWAGCDGGLARLVGDRWQVEPTPCDGRRGTVYFSLAVAENAAGQPVLWAFTYDGVQYLENGRWQRSELPEFNDRHIPYRVERDPARPDVLWGSVYGLGVLRYADGQWTLLPRQGLSTDRLLGLGVFGTGDQAQLWVGTQSQGVLFRDLNQPQSAWRRFSTYSQPGLPNDFVYGVLMDARGRLYFMTNRGVAQWTPENGPGPNYQTRVFSMNQGLPSNECNQGAFYRDSAGRLWVGTVAGAAVYDPALETLPPVRSVVLEQTRVNGRPFELTAGQRLRHAENNLAFEYALLDFSEPDAIRYQVQLEGYDPAPSAWTTETRAVYTNVPSGTYTFRVWARDPHGRVIAMSPLAFQVLTPWWLTWWAWVGYVGCGFGAVYAGVRWRLRALERQNAELEAKVAERTAALAAAKAEVEAQNQALAAAKTEVERKNAALDEKVAALEASQRRADRIFSALAEALPGTVLDGKYRLGRKLGAGGYGVVFAGEHLGLQRGVAVKVFKPVAGNDSAEALERFRREGLLAAQIRDRHVVEVMDAGVSGEGMAYLVMELLEGYAVREEMRGGGLGVGRALRVCGAVCRGLAAAHGVGVVHRDVKPENVYVDWSGGEEVVKVVDFGIATVLERGGGGGLETLTGTGAVVGTPAYIAPERVVGGEYDGRADVYAVGVMLYEMVCGVLPFGGRGESGIRVLLAHVHDVPVGPGKMVAGLDEEVSGYMLRLLAKDAGERPTAAEAAAELERLADKVAAEGGVVRSGSLEREVSVSDTIQETLGGKAVAEGDATMATATSLSPKPAATPPEMPSSLTAPTDGADTSDTTGQPR from the coding sequence ATGTTGAGACGGTTTGGGCAGTGTTTGACCTGGCACATCACCCTCTGGCTGGGAGTGGCGCTGGCTGGACTCCCTTTTTCGGCAACGGCCGATGTCCGCAAAGCCTTCCCGGTATTGCGCCCGGCGCTGACGGTCTTCACGGACCGCGAAGGGCTGCCCCAGAACACCGTTGGCGCCATGGCTTGCGATGCCCAAGGGCATCTGTGGGTGGGCACGCAGGATGGGCTGGCGCGCTACGATGGGCGCGGCTGGCAGGTGGTGGTGCTCCCGGCCGAGGCGGCCTCACACAACATCCACGCCTTGCTGCCAGCTTCTGATGGTGCGCTGTGGGTGGGCACGCTCGATGGCCTGCTGCGTCTTCAGCGTGGGCAGTGGACAGTCTTTGGTGCGGGGCAGGCGTCTGAAGCCGGGGGGGTTCCGCTCCGTGAAGTGTACGACCTGCTTGAGGAAGCCACGCCCCAGGGGCAGGTTGTATGGGCCGGCGGCGATGGAGGCGTTGCGCGCTTCGTCAGCGGCCGTTGGGAGCGGGTGCCCATCCGGGCCCAGCTTCCCGAGGTGACTGTGAAATGCCTGGCGCGTACCGTGGATGCCACCGGGCAGGAAGTGCTGTGGATTGGGACGACCAGCCGGGGACTCGTGCGCCAGGTGGGGGAAACGGCGCAGGTGCTGGGGCAGGCGACTGGTATCCCAGGGGAATACATCACCTGCCTGCTTCCGACACAGGATGCGGACGGACAGCCCCAACTCTGGGGTGGGACGCAGGGGGGCGGACTGTTTCTGCTGGATGGGCAGGGCCATGTGCGTCAGCGCCTTACTCCAGACAACACGCCGTTGCCCAACGGGCGGGTGCAGTGCCTGGCCGAGGTCAGGGCCGCCGATGGCCGACGTCACCTGTGGATCGGGACGGATGGCGGGGGCGTGGCCTGCTACACCGGGCAGGACTGGCGGGTCTATGCCACGAAGCAGGGAATACCCTCCGAACGGGTGTTTTCGCTGCTCCCGGAACGCGGCGACATCACGCCCGGTATCTGGATCGGAACCGGGGGCGGAGGGCTGGCGCGCTGTGACCTCGAAGGCTGGCAGTCCATCACCGTCAATGAGGGACTACCCGACCGAAGGGTGTATGCCTTTCTCGAATCGGCCGGACGTGAGGGCAACCGCTGTTTCTGGATTGGCACTTCGGGCGGTCTGCTCCGCGCTGAGAATGGCCAGCTCCGAACCTATACCCGCAAGGATGGACTGCCCGGCGATACGGTACTGAGTCTGGCCGAGTTGCCGGCCTCCAATGGCGGCCCGCCGACAGTCTGGGCGGGCTGCGATGGCGGGTTGGCCAGACTCGTCGGCGACCGCTGGCAAGTCGAACCCACGCCCTGCGATGGGCGGCGCGGAACGGTCTATTTTTCACTCGCCGTTGCCGAAAATGCCGCCGGCCAGCCGGTGCTCTGGGCTTTTACCTACGACGGTGTGCAGTATCTCGAAAACGGACGGTGGCAGCGGTCAGAACTGCCCGAATTCAATGACAGGCACATTCCTTACCGGGTGGAACGCGACCCGGCGCGCCCCGATGTGCTGTGGGGAAGTGTCTATGGCCTGGGTGTGCTGCGCTACGCCGACGGGCAGTGGACGTTGCTTCCCCGACAGGGGCTCTCCACCGACCGTCTGCTGGGCCTCGGTGTGTTCGGGACCGGCGATCAGGCGCAACTCTGGGTGGGAACACAGAGCCAGGGGGTGCTGTTCCGCGACTTGAACCAGCCGCAGTCTGCCTGGAGGCGGTTTTCCACATACAGCCAGCCGGGGCTGCCCAACGATTTCGTCTATGGCGTGCTGATGGATGCCCGTGGGCGACTGTATTTCATGACCAACCGGGGCGTCGCCCAGTGGACGCCGGAGAATGGTCCGGGGCCGAACTACCAGACCCGTGTGTTCTCGATGAACCAGGGGTTGCCGAGCAACGAGTGCAACCAGGGGGCTTTTTACCGTGACAGCGCCGGACGGCTCTGGGTTGGCACGGTCGCCGGAGCGGCTGTCTATGACCCGGCTCTGGAAACGCTCCCACCGGTGCGTTCCGTGGTGCTTGAGCAGACCCGCGTCAACGGCCGTCCGTTTGAGCTGACGGCCGGGCAGCGTCTGCGCCATGCCGAGAACAATCTGGCCTTTGAATACGCCTTGCTGGATTTCAGTGAACCGGACGCCATTCGTTACCAGGTGCAGTTGGAGGGGTATGACCCGGCGCCTTCCGCGTGGACGACCGAAACCAGAGCGGTCTATACCAACGTCCCCTCTGGAACCTACACCTTCCGTGTGTGGGCGCGTGACCCACACGGGCGGGTGATTGCCATGTCCCCGCTGGCGTTTCAGGTGCTTACGCCGTGGTGGCTGACGTGGTGGGCGTGGGTGGGGTACGTGGGCTGCGGGTTTGGGGCGGTCTATGCCGGGGTGCGGTGGCGGCTGCGGGCGCTGGAGCGGCAGAACGCGGAACTGGAAGCGAAGGTGGCCGAGCGGACGGCGGCGCTGGCCGCCGCCAAGGCGGAGGTGGAAGCCCAGAATCAGGCGTTGGCGGCGGCCAAGACCGAAGTGGAGCGGAAGAACGCGGCGCTGGACGAGAAGGTGGCGGCGCTGGAGGCGAGTCAGCGGCGCGCCGACCGGATATTTTCGGCGTTGGCGGAGGCGTTGCCGGGGACGGTGCTGGATGGGAAGTACCGGTTGGGGCGGAAGCTTGGGGCTGGCGGGTACGGGGTGGTGTTTGCGGGGGAGCATCTTGGGTTGCAGCGCGGGGTGGCGGTGAAGGTGTTCAAGCCGGTGGCCGGGAATGACAGTGCGGAGGCGCTGGAGCGGTTTCGGCGGGAGGGGTTGCTGGCGGCGCAGATACGGGATCGGCACGTGGTGGAGGTGATGGATGCTGGGGTATCGGGGGAGGGGATGGCGTATCTGGTGATGGAGTTGCTGGAGGGGTATGCGGTGCGGGAGGAGATGCGGGGTGGGGGATTGGGAGTGGGGCGGGCGTTGCGGGTGTGCGGGGCGGTGTGTCGCGGGTTGGCGGCGGCACACGGGGTGGGGGTGGTGCATCGGGATGTGAAGCCTGAGAACGTGTATGTGGACTGGTCGGGTGGGGAGGAGGTGGTGAAGGTGGTGGATTTCGGGATCGCGACGGTGCTGGAGCGTGGTGGCGGGGGAGGGTTGGAGACGTTGACGGGGACGGGTGCGGTGGTGGGGACACCGGCGTACATTGCGCCGGAGCGGGTGGTAGGGGGTGAGTATGACGGGCGTGCGGATGTGTATGCGGTTGGGGTGATGTTGTACGAGATGGTGTGTGGGGTGTTGCCGTTTGGGGGGCGTGGGGAGAGTGGGATACGGGTGTTGCTGGCGCACGTGCATGATGTGCCAGTGGGGCCTGGGAAGATGGTGGCTGGGCTGGATGAGGAGGTAAGCGGGTATATGCTGCGGCTGCTGGCGAAGGATGCTGGGGAGCGTCCAACGGCAGCAGAGGCGGCAGCGGAGTTGGAGCGTCTTGCTGACAAGGTTGCCGCTGAGGGTGGGGTGGTTCGGTCTGGTTCTTTGGAACGGGAGGTGAGTGTGTCGGACACGATACAGGAGACGTTAGGGGGCAAGGCGGTGGCCGAGGGGGATGCGACGATGGCGACTGCAACGTCGCTCTCACCAAAACCGGCCGCAACGCCGCCTGAGATGCCGTCATCCCTGACGGCCCCAACAGACGGTGCGGACACGTCCGACACGACAGGCCAGCCGCGATGA
- a CDS encoding PH domain-containing protein translates to MSTEAAYRLPLAGRLHPWTLVFGLFAVARQMLIPLLYWVVSGFSVFGTLLVLMFGIPSLLLVVARYWTFRYRVEEGELIVEQGILRHQERHIPLANIQEIRLEQNLIQRQLGIARADIETSTGGGVEASLALLSVHDIARLRRCVFEHRGEGAPDGGTPRSEAPAVAEVPLVRLGWPELLIAGLTSNGIFTLFLILGALLRFAEEWLPEAGRRALLRGIEATVRALGGQSTAMMLATLFLSITFLVLLSVAASGVMAVVRFYDFQLTEQGTALRRTYGLLTRHISSLSPARIQLLAIEQTPLRRLFGWASLRVDVAGVAYERQEEQQGRGVLVPLIRPAAAEALLARFMPGCVMAPGAWRKVSPLAVRRGILRRSVWLVGLTAAALWWWSWPYGLWPLLVGLPVIGLVSWLDYRARAYLPGARYWFVRQGWAGHAVYAVPVNNIQAVVVAQTPFDLRLGLATLILDTAGQTPVIIRDLPVAEACALGQQVARQVEGTSGRQAAGF, encoded by the coding sequence ATGAGCACCGAAGCCGCCTACCGGCTGCCCTTGGCCGGGCGACTTCATCCCTGGACGCTCGTGTTCGGCCTGTTTGCCGTGGCGCGCCAGATGTTGATTCCGCTGCTCTACTGGGTCGTTTCCGGGTTCAGCGTCTTTGGCACGTTGCTGGTGCTGATGTTTGGCATCCCCAGCCTGCTGCTGGTCGTGGCCCGTTACTGGACCTTCCGCTACCGGGTGGAGGAAGGCGAGCTGATCGTCGAGCAGGGCATCCTGCGCCATCAGGAACGGCACATTCCCCTGGCCAACATTCAGGAAATCCGCCTCGAACAGAACCTCATCCAGCGTCAGTTGGGGATTGCCCGGGCCGACATCGAGACGTCAACCGGAGGTGGCGTCGAAGCCTCGCTGGCGCTGCTTTCCGTTCATGACATTGCCCGTTTGCGCCGGTGTGTGTTCGAGCACCGAGGTGAAGGTGCACCGGACGGAGGCACACCCCGGTCCGAAGCGCCGGCCGTTGCGGAAGTGCCGCTGGTGCGGCTGGGGTGGCCGGAGCTGCTCATTGCCGGGCTGACCTCGAATGGCATTTTCACGCTGTTTCTCATCCTGGGCGCACTGCTCCGGTTTGCCGAGGAATGGCTGCCGGAAGCCGGACGCCGGGCACTGCTCCGGGGGATTGAAGCGACAGTTCGCGCGCTCGGCGGTCAGAGCACGGCGATGATGCTGGCGACGTTGTTCCTGTCCATAACGTTTCTGGTGCTGCTGAGTGTGGCGGCTTCGGGCGTCATGGCGGTAGTGCGTTTTTACGACTTTCAGTTGACCGAACAGGGAACGGCCCTGCGGCGTACCTACGGGCTGCTGACCCGTCACATCAGCAGTCTGTCACCGGCGCGGATTCAGTTGCTGGCCATTGAGCAAACCCCGCTGCGGCGGCTGTTTGGCTGGGCATCGCTGCGGGTGGATGTCGCCGGTGTGGCTTACGAGCGCCAGGAAGAGCAACAGGGGCGGGGGGTGCTGGTGCCGCTGATCCGCCCGGCGGCAGCCGAAGCCCTGCTGGCCCGGTTTATGCCCGGTTGCGTCATGGCGCCGGGTGCGTGGCGCAAGGTGTCGCCGCTGGCGGTTCGGCGCGGCATCCTGCGGCGTTCGGTGTGGCTGGTGGGGCTGACGGCTGCGGCGCTGTGGTGGTGGTCATGGCCGTATGGACTGTGGCCGCTGCTGGTGGGCTTGCCGGTCATCGGGCTGGTGAGCTGGCTGGACTACCGCGCCCGCGCCTATCTTCCCGGTGCACGCTACTGGTTTGTGCGGCAGGGGTGGGCCGGCCACGCCGTGTATGCCGTTCCGGTCAACAACATCCAGGCGGTGGTCGTGGCGCAGACCCCTTTCGATCTGCGGTTGGGCTTGGCCACGCTCATCCTCGACACCGCCGGACAGACGCCGGTCATCATCCGGGACCTCCCGGTTGCCGAAGCATGTGCGCTGGGCCAGCAGGTGGCGCGGCAGGTTGAAGGCACATCAGGGCGACAGGCGGCAGGTTTCTGA
- a CDS encoding GNAT family N-acetyltransferase has protein sequence MTAETSSSAPALIWRAAHFTELTVDELYALLQARAAVFVVEQQCIYQDIDGIDRQAHHILGWRQTATGRELVAYCRLVAPGVKYAEPSIGRVITPAAGRGQGFGKALMQQALTLHEELYPGQGNRISAQQYLERFYRAFGYRTVSEPYDEDGLPHVEMLREGGIRTT, from the coding sequence ATGACGGCGGAAACCTCTTCTTCTGCGCCCGCACTGATCTGGCGGGCGGCGCACTTTACGGAACTGACGGTGGATGAGCTGTACGCCCTGCTTCAGGCGCGGGCCGCGGTATTTGTCGTTGAGCAGCAGTGCATCTATCAGGACATTGACGGCATTGACCGCCAGGCGCACCACATCCTGGGCTGGCGACAGACGGCGACGGGACGCGAACTGGTGGCCTACTGTCGGCTTGTTGCGCCGGGCGTCAAGTATGCCGAGCCATCCATCGGGCGGGTGATCACACCGGCGGCCGGACGTGGGCAGGGGTTTGGCAAGGCGCTCATGCAGCAGGCGCTCACCCTGCACGAGGAGCTGTATCCGGGACAGGGCAACCGGATTTCAGCCCAGCAATACCTGGAACGCTTTTACCGGGCTTTCGGCTACCGGACGGTTTCCGAACCCTACGATGAGGATGGCTTGCCGCACGTCGAGATGCTCCGCGAGGGCGGAATCCGTACAACCTGA
- a CDS encoding PH domain-containing protein: MPETTITASVSEEALVSGATPEAFSTLEPEVIALWRLNGGIEWAILLSMTFVIITVGSIVLSLGMWFWALLAAWVLALVVAMVQTIWYPPLAYRYSAYRITDRIIEVRHGVWFRESRLIPLSRIQHIDLRQGLFERSYGLATLVFHTAGMHESSTPLPGLAAGKAAALRDQLIGQLHRRQVPVSVVQPDTPEAVNRDATANGDATA, encoded by the coding sequence ATGCCAGAGACAACCATAACGGCGTCGGTATCTGAGGAAGCCTTGGTTTCAGGGGCGACACCGGAGGCGTTTTCGACCCTCGAGCCGGAAGTCATTGCCCTGTGGCGACTCAACGGGGGTATCGAGTGGGCCATCCTGCTGTCCATGACGTTCGTCATCATCACGGTAGGCAGCATCGTGCTGTCTTTGGGAATGTGGTTCTGGGCGTTGCTGGCGGCCTGGGTGCTGGCGCTGGTCGTGGCGATGGTTCAGACCATCTGGTATCCGCCGTTGGCCTATCGCTACTCCGCCTACCGCATTACCGACCGCATCATCGAAGTCCGGCATGGGGTGTGGTTTCGGGAAAGCCGTCTGATACCGCTGTCGCGCATCCAGCATATTGACCTGCGGCAGGGACTTTTTGAGCGGTCGTACGGCCTGGCAACGCTTGTCTTCCACACCGCCGGCATGCATGAGTCGAGTACACCCCTGCCGGGCCTTGCCGCCGGCAAAGCCGCTGCCCTGCGCGACCAGCTCATCGGACAGCTTCACCGCCGGCAGGTGCCCGTTTCTGTGGTGCAGCCCGACACACCGGAAGCTGTCAACAGAGACGCCACGGCCAATGGAGACGCCACGGCATGA
- a CDS encoding histidine phosphatase family protein, whose amino-acid sequence MLPETPVTTLLLIRHGETIDGPAPRCHGWTDLPLSETGRTQIARLREYLRAYLRDGQPVAIYSSDLQRSRQTADILTEGQNLRPTAVHALREINFGDLEGCLVDDLPERFPATVAAWRTNPATCRFPNGESFQEVKQRVLPTVERLLSAHAGATIAMALHSGVNRIILGWALGLPDEYLVRLEQDHGCLNVITFGPLHPRLRLHNFVPVLTGSH is encoded by the coding sequence ATGTTGCCTGAAACACCAGTCACGACCCTGCTTCTGATTCGGCACGGGGAAACAATTGACGGCCCGGCCCCCCGCTGCCATGGCTGGACGGACCTGCCGCTTTCGGAGACGGGCCGGACGCAGATTGCGCGGCTGCGCGAGTACCTGCGCGCCTACCTGCGCGATGGGCAACCGGTAGCGATATACAGCAGCGACCTTCAGCGTTCGCGCCAGACAGCGGACATTCTGACCGAAGGGCAGAACCTGCGCCCAACGGCCGTGCACGCCCTACGTGAAATCAACTTTGGCGACCTCGAAGGTTGCCTGGTGGATGATCTGCCGGAGCGCTTTCCGGCAACGGTTGCCGCGTGGCGCACCAATCCGGCCACCTGTCGGTTTCCCAACGGGGAGAGTTTTCAGGAAGTCAAACAGCGGGTCCTGCCGACCGTCGAGCGGTTACTCAGCGCACATGCCGGAGCAACCATTGCGATGGCGCTGCACTCCGGCGTCAACCGCATCATTCTGGGCTGGGCGCTTGGTCTGCCGGATGAGTATCTCGTCCGACTCGAACAGGACCACGGCTGTCTCAACGTCATTACCTTTGGGCCGCTGCATCCGCGGCTGCGGCTGCACAATTTCGTCCCGGTGCTCACTGGCTCACACTGA